A window from Planococcus maritimus encodes these proteins:
- the gap gene encoding type I glyceraldehyde-3-phosphate dehydrogenase, protein MTIKLAINGFGRIGRVVFRQALLNDEVEVIAVNDLTDASMLAHLLKYDSVHGTLDADVSAKDGSIFVDGKEVKVFAEKDPAQLPWKENNIDIVVESTGIFTTEEAASKHIEAGAKKVIVSAPGKSGMKMLVMGVNEETYNPAEHHVVSNASCTTNGLAGISKVLNEKFGIKKAMMTTIHSYTNDQALLDAPHSDYRRARSAAESMIPTTTGAAKSVSQVLPELEGKIDGMAIRVPTPNVSLIDLVAELDKDASIEEVNQALKEASENELKGYLQYSELPLVSRDYNGNTASATVDAQSTMALAGNMVKVLAWYDNESGYSSRCIDLAVHMSKKGL, encoded by the coding sequence ATGACAATCAAATTAGCAATCAACGGTTTTGGCCGTATCGGCCGTGTAGTTTTCCGCCAAGCACTTTTAAACGACGAAGTGGAAGTAATAGCAGTTAACGACCTAACGGATGCATCTATGCTTGCGCATCTATTGAAATACGATTCTGTGCACGGCACTTTGGATGCAGACGTTTCAGCTAAAGACGGTTCAATCTTTGTCGATGGCAAAGAAGTAAAAGTATTTGCTGAAAAAGATCCTGCTCAATTGCCATGGAAAGAAAACAACATCGATATCGTCGTTGAATCAACAGGAATCTTCACTACTGAAGAAGCTGCTTCAAAACATATCGAAGCTGGCGCTAAAAAAGTTATCGTTTCTGCACCTGGTAAAAGCGGCATGAAGATGCTTGTCATGGGCGTAAACGAAGAAACGTATAACCCTGCAGAACACCACGTCGTGTCAAACGCATCTTGCACAACAAACGGCTTGGCTGGAATTTCTAAAGTTTTGAACGAAAAATTCGGCATCAAGAAAGCTATGATGACAACAATTCACTCATACACAAACGACCAAGCATTGCTTGATGCACCTCACTCTGACTACCGTCGTGCACGTTCAGCAGCTGAGTCAATGATCCCGACAACAACTGGCGCAGCGAAATCTGTTTCACAAGTATTGCCTGAACTTGAAGGCAAAATCGATGGTATGGCTATCCGCGTTCCAACGCCAAACGTTTCGTTGATCGACCTTGTCGCTGAACTTGACAAAGATGCTTCTATCGAAGAAGTAAACCAAGCGCTTAAAGAAGCAAGCGAAAACGAATTGAAAGGTTACTTGCAATACAGCGAGTTGCCACTTGTTTCACGCGACTATAACGGCAACACTGCTTCTGCTACTGTGGATGCACAATCTACAATGGCTCTAGCTGGCAACATGGTGAAAGTTCTTGCTTGGTACGATAACGAGTCTGGCTACTCATCACGCTGCATCGACTTGGCTGTACACATGTCTAAAAAAGGCTTGTAA
- a CDS encoding phosphoglycerate kinase produces the protein MLQKMTMKDLDLKEKRVFCRVDFNVPMEDGKVTDDTRIRAAIPTIEYLVEQGAKVILASHLGRPKGQVNEDMRLAAAGARLSELLGSDVKCLEESVGETVKQEIASLDPGSILLLENVRFHAGEEQNDPELAKQFAALADVFVNDAFGAAHRAHASTAGIAEHLPAVSGLLLEKELDVLGKALSEPDRPFTAIIGGAKVKDKIGVIDHLLDVVDNLIIGGGLSYTFLKALGHEIGNSLVEEDKLDLAKSFIDKAKEKGVKFYLPIDVTIANEFSKDAETNTAKIEEIPSDWMGLDIGPETAKLYADVINESKLIIWNGPMGVFEMEAFANGTKSVAQAMAETAGYTVIGGGDSAAAVEKFHVADKMDHISTGGGASLEFMEGKELPGVTALSNK, from the coding sequence ATGCTGCAGAAGATGACCATGAAAGACTTGGATTTGAAAGAAAAACGCGTATTTTGCCGTGTAGATTTCAACGTACCGATGGAAGACGGAAAAGTAACCGATGACACGCGCATCCGTGCGGCGATACCGACAATTGAGTATTTGGTCGAACAAGGCGCAAAAGTGATCTTGGCAAGCCATCTCGGGCGTCCAAAAGGCCAAGTTAACGAAGACATGAGACTTGCTGCTGCAGGTGCACGCTTGTCCGAATTACTCGGCAGTGACGTGAAATGCCTAGAGGAATCTGTAGGGGAAACCGTAAAGCAAGAAATCGCTTCTCTGGACCCAGGCAGCATTCTATTGCTTGAAAATGTCCGTTTCCACGCGGGCGAAGAACAGAACGATCCAGAACTTGCCAAACAATTTGCGGCGCTTGCGGACGTGTTCGTCAATGATGCGTTTGGTGCAGCACACAGAGCCCATGCTTCAACGGCAGGGATTGCCGAACATCTTCCAGCAGTCTCAGGCTTATTGCTTGAAAAAGAGCTGGATGTGCTTGGCAAAGCCTTATCAGAGCCGGACCGCCCGTTTACTGCTATTATCGGCGGTGCGAAAGTGAAAGACAAAATCGGCGTCATCGACCACTTGCTCGATGTGGTTGATAACTTGATCATTGGCGGCGGATTGTCGTATACCTTCCTCAAAGCGCTTGGCCACGAAATTGGCAATTCGCTTGTTGAAGAAGACAAGCTGGACCTTGCCAAATCGTTCATCGACAAAGCGAAAGAAAAAGGCGTGAAGTTTTATCTGCCTATCGATGTGACAATTGCCAACGAATTCTCGAAAGACGCCGAGACCAATACGGCGAAAATTGAAGAAATTCCGTCTGATTGGATGGGACTCGACATCGGGCCAGAAACAGCGAAGCTGTATGCCGATGTTATTAACGAGTCTAAGCTGATTATCTGGAACGGGCCAATGGGTGTATTTGAAATGGAAGCATTCGCAAACGGCACGAAATCGGTTGCCCAAGCAATGGCAGAAACAGCTGGCTACACGGTCATCGGTGGCGGCGATTCCGCAGCAGCCGTTGAGAAATTTCATGTGGCAGATAAGATGGACCATATTTCAACAGGCGGTGGAGCGTCGTTGGAATTCATGGAAGGCAAAGAGTTGCCAGGCGTTACCGCTTTAAGTAATAAATAA
- the tpiA gene encoding triose-phosphate isomerase: MRKPIIAGNWKMYKTASQAKEFVEQVNGLVPDADKLDSVICAPALYLTQLIEAAENSALKIGAQTMHEKGEGAFTGEISPVQLADIGADYVIIGHSERRQYFNETDETVNAKVKSAFSHQLTPILCVGETDEQREAGQMESIVEAQVEKAVEGLTDAQIAELVVAYEPIWAIGTGKTATAEDANEACGIVRKKIASLYSEDTAEKVRVQYGGSVKPANIQELLSMEHIDGALVGGASLETESFVKLLEAGSHA; this comes from the coding sequence GTGAGAAAACCGATCATTGCAGGAAACTGGAAAATGTATAAAACAGCATCACAAGCAAAAGAATTTGTGGAACAAGTAAACGGCTTGGTCCCAGATGCAGACAAACTAGATTCTGTTATTTGTGCTCCAGCTCTATATTTGACTCAATTAATCGAAGCTGCTGAAAACAGCGCATTGAAAATTGGTGCACAGACGATGCACGAAAAAGGCGAAGGTGCCTTTACCGGTGAAATCAGCCCTGTGCAATTAGCTGATATCGGCGCAGATTACGTTATTATCGGGCATTCCGAGCGTCGCCAGTATTTCAATGAAACCGATGAAACGGTCAATGCCAAAGTGAAATCAGCATTCTCACATCAATTGACACCAATTCTTTGTGTCGGTGAAACCGACGAACAGCGTGAAGCGGGCCAAATGGAAAGCATCGTGGAAGCGCAAGTCGAAAAAGCGGTAGAAGGTTTGACTGATGCACAAATCGCAGAATTGGTCGTTGCCTATGAGCCAATCTGGGCAATCGGAACTGGCAAAACAGCAACAGCTGAAGATGCCAATGAAGCTTGTGGCATTGTCCGCAAGAAAATCGCTTCTCTTTACAGCGAAGACACGGCTGAAAAAGTGCGCGTCCAGTACGGCGGAAGCGTAAAGCCTGCCAATATCCAGGAATTGCTTTCCATGGAGCATATCGACGGCGCGTTAGTCGGCGGCGCAAGCTTGGAAACGGAATCGTTCGTCAAGCTGTTGGAGGCGGGTTCACATGCGTAA
- the gpmI gene encoding 2,3-bisphosphoglycerate-independent phosphoglycerate mutase — translation MRKTANPAALIILDGFGCREETAGNAVAQANKPNFDRLWNDYPHELLTASGEAVGLPDGQMGNSEVGHLNIGAGRIVYQNLTRIHKSIKDGDFFENAAFLDAVMNAKDNGKALHVMGLLSDGGVHSHYEHLFALLRLAKQQGLSEVYVHGFLDGRDVGPKTALGYIEETEKHMQEIGIGRFASISGRYYAMDRDKRWERVELAYRAMVDGTGPSARSAAAGVEASYAEGIVDEFVMPFTVTKEGEAPAVIESGDSIIFFNFRPDRAIQLTSVLTRSDFDQFQPSSKHPTDLVFISFTTYSEELETRIAYGNVNLVNTIGEVLSANGMTQLRIAETEKYPHVTFFMSGGREEVFPGEDRILVSSPKVATYDLQPEMSAYEVTDRLVEQIDAGAHDAIILNFANPDMVGHSGMLEPTIKAVEVVDECLGRIVEALHRQGGSALITADHGNADEVLTEDGSPMTAHTTNRVPVILTKQGETLRSGGILADLAPTILKLLDVEQPEEMTGKPLY, via the coding sequence ATGCGTAAAACGGCCAATCCGGCTGCCTTGATCATCCTTGATGGTTTTGGCTGCCGCGAAGAAACCGCTGGAAATGCAGTTGCCCAAGCGAATAAACCGAATTTCGACAGACTTTGGAACGACTATCCGCATGAATTATTGACGGCTTCAGGCGAAGCGGTCGGTTTACCAGACGGGCAAATGGGCAATTCCGAAGTCGGTCATTTGAACATCGGTGCAGGACGTATCGTTTACCAAAACTTGACGCGTATCCATAAGTCGATCAAAGACGGCGATTTCTTTGAAAATGCCGCGTTTTTGGATGCAGTTATGAACGCGAAAGACAATGGTAAAGCTTTGCATGTCATGGGCTTGTTAAGCGACGGGGGCGTTCATAGTCATTATGAGCACCTCTTCGCGTTATTGCGCCTTGCAAAACAGCAAGGATTGAGCGAAGTCTATGTACACGGATTTTTGGACGGCCGCGATGTGGGACCGAAAACCGCTCTTGGTTATATAGAAGAAACCGAAAAGCATATGCAAGAAATCGGCATCGGGCGTTTTGCTTCGATCAGCGGCCGCTATTATGCGATGGACCGTGATAAGCGCTGGGAACGCGTAGAGCTCGCTTACCGTGCGATGGTTGACGGAACTGGGCCAAGTGCCCGTTCAGCTGCAGCTGGTGTAGAGGCATCGTATGCAGAAGGAATTGTGGATGAGTTTGTTATGCCGTTTACGGTTACAAAAGAAGGGGAAGCGCCTGCTGTCATTGAGTCAGGCGACTCCATCATCTTCTTCAATTTCCGTCCAGACCGTGCCATCCAATTGACTAGCGTATTGACACGTTCTGATTTCGATCAGTTCCAACCGAGCTCAAAGCATCCGACAGACTTGGTGTTTATCAGCTTCACGACGTACAGTGAAGAACTGGAGACCCGTATTGCTTATGGCAACGTCAATCTAGTCAATACTATCGGTGAAGTATTATCGGCGAACGGCATGACGCAATTGCGCATTGCCGAAACCGAAAAATACCCGCATGTGACCTTCTTCATGAGCGGTGGCCGAGAAGAAGTGTTCCCTGGGGAAGACCGCATTCTCGTGTCGTCACCGAAAGTGGCGACTTATGACCTGCAGCCGGAAATGAGCGCGTATGAAGTGACGGACCGCCTCGTTGAACAAATCGATGCAGGCGCACACGATGCGATCATTCTAAACTTCGCCAATCCAGATATGGTCGGCCATAGTGGCATGCTGGAGCCGACGATCAAAGCTGTCGAAGTTGTCGATGAATGTCTCGGGCGCATTGTTGAAGCCTTGCACCGTCAAGGCGGTTCGGCGCTGATTACAGCCGACCACGGCAATGCAGACGAAGTGTTGACAGAGGACGGTTCGCCGATGACGGCACATACGACCAATCGTGTGCCGGTGATTTTGACGAAACAAGGCGAAACCTTGCGAAGCGGCGGAATTCTAGCGGACCTCGCACCGACCATTCTCAAACTGCTTGATGTCGAGCAGCCGGAAGAGATGACTGGAAAGCCGTTGTACTAA
- the eno gene encoding phosphopyruvate hydratase, whose product MPIITHIQAREVLDSRGNPTVEVEVFTESGAFGRAIVPSGASTGEHEAVELRDGDKSRYLGKGVLKAVDHVNNEIADELEENYSVLDQVSIDQALIELDGTENKGRLGANAILGVSMAVAHAAANYLDLPLYQYLGGFNAKQLPVPMMNILNGGEHADNNVDIQEFMVMPVGAESFRHALRMGAEIFHNLKSVLKDKGYNTSVGDEGGFAPNLGSNEEALETIMIAIEKAGFKPGEDVLLAMDVAASEIYDKEKGVYTLAGDNTVKTSAEMVDWYEELANKYPIVSIEDGLDENDWDGFKLLTDRIGEKVQLVGDDLFVTNTKKLAQGIEQGIGNSILIKVNQIGTLTETFDAIEMAKRAGYTAVISHRSGESEDVTIADIAVATNAGQIKTGAPSRTDRVAKYNQLLRIEDQLHDTAKYLGVKTFYNLKK is encoded by the coding sequence TTGCCAATTATTACACACATCCAAGCACGCGAAGTACTCGATTCTAGAGGGAACCCAACTGTAGAAGTTGAGGTATTCACAGAAAGCGGCGCATTCGGCCGTGCCATCGTGCCATCTGGCGCATCTACTGGTGAACACGAAGCGGTTGAACTTCGCGATGGCGATAAGAGCCGTTACCTTGGTAAAGGCGTCTTAAAAGCGGTTGATCACGTAAACAATGAAATCGCTGACGAGTTGGAAGAAAACTATTCAGTACTTGACCAAGTATCTATCGACCAAGCGTTGATCGAGCTTGACGGAACTGAAAACAAAGGCCGCCTTGGCGCTAACGCGATTCTGGGTGTTTCTATGGCAGTTGCCCATGCAGCCGCAAACTATTTGGACTTGCCATTGTACCAATACCTTGGTGGATTCAATGCCAAGCAATTGCCAGTACCAATGATGAACATCCTAAACGGCGGTGAGCATGCAGATAACAATGTCGACATTCAGGAATTTATGGTTATGCCAGTCGGCGCTGAGTCGTTCCGTCATGCGCTTCGCATGGGAGCAGAAATCTTCCATAACTTGAAGTCTGTACTGAAAGACAAAGGCTATAACACTTCTGTCGGCGACGAAGGCGGATTTGCACCGAACCTTGGTTCAAACGAAGAAGCACTTGAAACAATCATGATCGCTATCGAAAAAGCAGGCTTTAAGCCAGGCGAAGATGTCTTGCTGGCGATGGACGTTGCCGCATCTGAAATCTACGACAAAGAAAAAGGCGTCTACACATTGGCTGGCGACAACACAGTGAAAACTTCAGCTGAAATGGTTGACTGGTACGAAGAGTTGGCGAACAAATATCCAATCGTCTCTATTGAAGATGGATTGGACGAGAACGACTGGGATGGCTTTAAGCTATTGACAGACCGCATCGGCGAAAAAGTACAATTGGTCGGCGATGACTTGTTCGTTACCAACACGAAGAAATTGGCACAAGGCATTGAGCAAGGAATCGGCAACTCGATCCTAATCAAAGTGAACCAAATCGGTACATTGACTGAAACATTCGATGCAATCGAAATGGCAAAACGTGCTGGCTACACAGCGGTCATCTCCCATCGTTCAGGCGAGTCGGAAGATGTCACGATCGCAGACATCGCAGTCGCGACAAACGCTGGGCAAATCAAAACAGGCGCACCGTCACGTACGGACCGTGTAGCGAAATACAACCAATTGCTTCGCATCGAAGATCAATTGCACGATACAGCGAAATACTTGGGCGTTAAAACGTTCTACAACTTGAAGAAATAA
- the secG gene encoding preprotein translocase subunit SecG: MHTLLMTLLLIVSIALIVVVLLQSGKSAGLSGAISGGAEQLFGKQKARGLDLVLHRVTIVLAALFFILAIAVTKV; this comes from the coding sequence ATGCATACATTGTTAATGACATTACTTCTTATCGTTTCGATCGCTTTGATTGTTGTCGTTCTATTGCAATCAGGGAAAAGTGCAGGCCTTTCAGGAGCCATCTCCGGTGGAGCAGAGCAACTTTTCGGCAAGCAAAAAGCCCGTGGGTTGGATCTTGTCCTTCATCGGGTGACGATCGTTCTTGCTGCCTTATTCTTTATTCTGGCTATCGCCGTAACGAAAGTATAA
- a CDS encoding alpha/beta hydrolase, which translates to MRISQPKPFFFEQGPRAVLLLHGFTGNSADVRMLGRFLETKGYTSIAPHYAGHGVAPEKLVETGPEDWWQDVEEAYQTLIDKGYQEIAVAGLSLGGVFSLKLGYTKPMKGIVTMCAPMHMKSTDLMYQGVLDYAREYKKYEGKDDKLIEEEMKKFQEKPMETLAALRELIGEVRNNVDHVYSPLFVVQGSLDKVINPESANIIHDEAESTDKRIKWYEKSGHVITLDQEKKQLHEDIYEFLESLDWSV; encoded by the coding sequence ATGCGTATTTCACAACCAAAACCATTCTTCTTTGAGCAAGGGCCGCGTGCCGTTCTGCTATTGCACGGCTTTACCGGCAATTCTGCAGACGTCCGGATGCTTGGACGCTTCTTGGAAACGAAAGGTTATACGAGCATCGCGCCTCATTATGCGGGACATGGTGTAGCGCCTGAGAAATTGGTGGAAACGGGTCCTGAGGATTGGTGGCAAGATGTCGAAGAAGCTTATCAAACGCTGATCGATAAGGGCTATCAGGAGATCGCAGTGGCTGGCTTGTCACTTGGCGGCGTATTCAGCTTGAAATTAGGGTATACAAAGCCTATGAAGGGTATCGTGACGATGTGTGCACCGATGCATATGAAATCGACGGACCTAATGTATCAAGGGGTTTTGGACTATGCCCGGGAATACAAGAAATATGAAGGAAAAGATGATAAGCTTATCGAAGAAGAGATGAAGAAGTTCCAGGAAAAGCCGATGGAAACACTTGCAGCACTGCGCGAATTAATCGGTGAAGTACGGAATAATGTCGATCATGTCTATTCGCCACTTTTCGTCGTCCAAGGCTCACTTGACAAAGTCATTAACCCTGAGTCTGCCAACATCATTCACGACGAAGCGGAGTCGACTGACAAGCGCATTAAATGGTACGAGAAATCGGGCCATGTTATCACGCTAGATCAGGAGAAAAAGCAATTGCATGAAGATATATACGAGTTTCTCGAATCGCTCGACTGGAGCGTGTGA
- the rnr gene encoding ribonuclease R, whose translation MRDDAYKPLTVTEIEEQFGFEDADEFKELVKTLVKLEEKGELVRSRANRYGVPDRMNLMRGKFIGHAKGFGFFAPEEAGLDDVFIPPNEVNSAVNGDTVMIRVSEGSSGDRREGSVIRILERGTTKVVGTFQANKGFGFVVTDDKKMNMDIFIAKGDTLGAVDGHKVVVEITGWPEGRLSATGMVTQVLGHKNDPGVDILSIIHKYGIEVEFPQDVLDQANAVPDQIDPEDLNDRRDLREEQIVTIDGADAKDLDDAIQVKKFEDGTYKLGVHIADVSHYVTEGSAIDREAYDRATSIYLTDRVIPMIPHRLSNGICSLNPQVDRLTLSCEMIFNDKGEVLSHDIFQSVINTSARMTYTDVYEILEKDNQELKEQYAELVPMFELMKELSAVLHQRRMTRGAIDFDFKESKVIVDDEGYPIDIVVRERTVAERLIEEFMLAANETVAEHFHRMDVPSLYRIHEEPKTEKLQRFFEFITNFGITVKGSGDEVSPKALQEIIESIAGKPEEPVVSTMMLRSMQQAKYSSNSLGHFGLSTEFYTHFTSPIRRYPDLIIHRLIRTYLIEKDLSKKTIRHWEAEMDDIATHTSDRERRAVEAERDTDALKKTQYMADKVGEEFDGIVSSVTNFGMFIELPNTIEGLVHVSNLTDDYYQFDDRQMIMMGERTKRQFRIGDEVKVRVIGVKPEESSIDFEIVGMTQNTRRSSRKETPKVIRSGRSGDKPKDGKKRGQGSDKRKPKNDKKKFYEGAAKQQQRRKKK comes from the coding sequence ATGCGCGATGATGCATACAAGCCACTAACCGTTACAGAAATAGAAGAACAGTTCGGCTTTGAAGACGCCGATGAATTTAAAGAATTGGTAAAAACGCTCGTTAAGCTTGAAGAAAAAGGCGAATTGGTGCGCTCGCGTGCGAATCGCTACGGTGTGCCGGACCGCATGAACTTGATGCGCGGCAAATTCATCGGCCACGCCAAAGGCTTCGGCTTTTTTGCGCCCGAGGAAGCGGGCCTTGATGATGTCTTTATCCCACCGAATGAAGTAAACAGTGCGGTAAACGGCGATACGGTCATGATCCGCGTTTCCGAAGGATCGTCCGGAGACCGTCGTGAAGGATCGGTTATCCGCATCTTAGAACGCGGCACAACCAAAGTTGTCGGCACGTTCCAGGCGAACAAAGGCTTCGGCTTTGTCGTCACAGACGATAAAAAAATGAACATGGATATCTTTATCGCAAAAGGCGACACACTCGGTGCGGTCGATGGCCATAAAGTCGTCGTTGAAATCACGGGCTGGCCAGAAGGGCGTTTGTCCGCAACGGGCATGGTCACGCAAGTGCTCGGGCATAAAAACGACCCGGGCGTCGATATCTTGTCGATTATCCATAAATACGGCATCGAAGTCGAATTCCCGCAAGATGTGTTGGACCAGGCAAATGCAGTGCCGGACCAAATCGATCCTGAAGACCTGAACGACCGCCGCGATTTGCGCGAGGAGCAAATTGTGACGATCGACGGGGCGGATGCGAAAGATTTGGATGATGCCATTCAAGTCAAGAAGTTTGAAGATGGCACATATAAACTTGGCGTCCATATTGCAGACGTCAGCCATTACGTGACAGAAGGTTCTGCTATCGACCGTGAAGCTTACGACCGGGCGACCAGTATTTACTTGACGGACCGTGTTATCCCAATGATTCCGCACCGCTTGTCGAACGGAATCTGCTCTCTGAACCCACAAGTCGACCGCTTGACTTTATCTTGCGAAATGATTTTCAACGACAAAGGGGAAGTATTGTCACACGATATTTTCCAGAGCGTCATCAACACGTCGGCCCGCATGACCTATACTGACGTCTATGAAATTCTTGAAAAAGACAATCAAGAACTAAAAGAACAATACGCTGAACTAGTTCCAATGTTCGAATTGATGAAAGAACTTTCAGCTGTCTTGCATCAGCGCCGCATGACACGCGGAGCGATCGATTTTGACTTTAAAGAGTCCAAAGTAATCGTCGATGACGAAGGGTACCCGATTGATATCGTTGTTCGTGAGCGCACTGTTGCTGAGCGTTTGATCGAAGAATTTATGCTCGCAGCGAACGAAACCGTCGCGGAGCATTTCCATCGCATGGATGTACCGTCTCTATACCGTATTCACGAAGAGCCAAAAACGGAAAAATTACAGCGCTTTTTCGAATTCATTACTAATTTCGGTATTACCGTAAAAGGTTCTGGGGACGAAGTTTCTCCGAAAGCATTGCAAGAAATCATCGAATCTATCGCAGGCAAGCCTGAAGAGCCAGTTGTTTCGACAATGATGTTGCGCTCGATGCAGCAGGCAAAATACTCTTCAAATAGCCTTGGCCATTTTGGCTTGTCGACGGAATTCTACACGCATTTCACGTCACCGATCCGCCGCTATCCGGATTTGATCATCCATCGTCTGATTCGCACATATTTGATCGAAAAAGACTTGTCGAAAAAGACCATTCGCCATTGGGAAGCGGAAATGGATGATATCGCCACTCACACATCTGACCGGGAGAGACGGGCTGTGGAAGCGGAGCGCGATACGGATGCACTGAAGAAAACACAGTATATGGCAGATAAAGTCGGAGAAGAATTCGACGGCATCGTGTCATCTGTCACGAACTTCGGCATGTTTATTGAACTGCCGAATACCATCGAAGGATTGGTCCACGTGTCCAATTTAACAGATGATTATTATCAGTTTGATGACCGTCAGATGATCATGATGGGCGAACGTACGAAGCGCCAATTCCGCATCGGCGATGAAGTCAAAGTGCGCGTCATCGGTGTTAAACCGGAAGAATCGTCAATCGATTTCGAAATCGTCGGCATGACTCAAAATACGCGACGCAGCTCGCGCAAAGAAACCCCGAAAGTGATTCGCAGCGGCCGTAGCGGCGACAAGCCGAAAGACGGCAAGAAGCGCGGGCAGGGCAGCGACAAACGCAAGCCGAAGAATGACAAGAAAAAGTTTTATGAAGGGGCTGCAAAACAACAGCAGCGCCGCAAGAAGAAATAA
- the smpB gene encoding SsrA-binding protein SmpB, whose amino-acid sequence MAKGEGKVIAQNKKAGFDFAIEETIEAGIVLLGTEIKSARNGKVQIKDAFVRIRNGEAWISNMHISPYEQGNQFNHDPLRSRKLLLHKKQINELVGKSKVDGAAIVPLKMYLKDGYAKVLLGVGKGKKKYDKREDLKKKDAKRAIDRALKERSR is encoded by the coding sequence ATGGCCAAAGGAGAAGGCAAAGTAATTGCCCAGAATAAAAAAGCGGGATTTGATTTCGCGATCGAAGAAACGATCGAAGCGGGGATTGTGCTACTTGGCACGGAGATTAAATCCGCCCGTAACGGCAAAGTGCAGATCAAAGATGCATTCGTCCGCATCCGAAACGGCGAAGCTTGGATTTCCAATATGCACATCTCGCCGTATGAGCAAGGCAACCAGTTTAACCATGACCCGTTGCGCTCGCGCAAGCTCTTGCTCCACAAAAAGCAGATCAACGAACTGGTCGGCAAATCGAAAGTCGACGGTGCGGCAATCGTCCCGCTCAAGATGTACTTGAAGGACGGATATGCCAAAGTGCTGCTCGGCGTCGGTAAAGGGAAGAAGAAATACGACAAGCGCGAAGACTTGAAGAAGAAAGATGCGAAGCGGGCAATCGACCGCGCGCTCAAAGAGAGAAGCCGTTAA